From a region of the Prevotella melaninogenica genome:
- a CDS encoding sigma-70 family RNA polymerase sigma factor, protein MKIDVNIDACKQGEREALGNLYKAYSDRLKRICLHYVEDESTAEDILHDAFLIIFTSINSLKDNSKLEGWMITIVRNLSLRFLQSTEKSNILLSSLGKDVLSEEDDKEKNIELELLLSAIELLPEGNREIFKLSVLDGLSHKEIGDLLGINPHSSSSQLARAKKMLRVILIKYWMLFLLPILIPVYIYFVTRDKFVDTSDNRSTALDTHHNFPKRVQQNGATSQKNGQPRYSIPSSATGNDRCVLAEKTLSTEDISSRIITDSIEIRQQIVSFHEDSLQKYLAKIRVSIDDSVLHIPQISEDKILASNESMKVDVNHKKKYTWKINFGYSSNTSGNTISNFNYLSVIDYANGGAAAKLYTWTDLENYYTRNNALMDSVERARMSLILREHPTDGNSSLGEVAHHSRPKTFGFSINKQLSPKWTFGTGITYTRLKSEFESEYNRARLVKTQKIDYVGIPLRLTYQVWSKGRFNAYMTGGMALEMPVHSSLEKKYIITADSLYTLKRDIKPRSQWSVNLGAGVQYKLFKPFSLYIEPNMFYYFRNGSSLETYRTEHPFIITVPFGLRLTW, encoded by the coding sequence ATGAAAATAGATGTTAATATAGACGCATGTAAACAGGGAGAACGTGAGGCTCTCGGAAATTTATATAAGGCATATTCCGACAGATTAAAGAGAATATGCCTGCACTATGTGGAAGATGAAAGTACGGCAGAAGATATTTTGCACGATGCTTTTCTCATCATTTTTACCTCTATTAATTCGCTGAAGGACAACTCAAAATTGGAAGGATGGATGATAACGATTGTGAGAAACCTTTCGTTGAGATTCCTACAAAGTACAGAAAAAAGTAATATTCTTTTATCCAGTCTGGGAAAAGATGTGTTGAGCGAAGAAGACGATAAAGAAAAGAATATAGAGCTGGAGTTGTTGCTGTCAGCGATAGAACTGTTACCAGAGGGGAACCGAGAAATATTCAAACTCTCAGTGTTGGACGGTCTTTCACATAAGGAAATAGGAGATCTGCTTGGTATCAATCCACATAGTTCTTCTTCGCAGTTGGCTCGGGCAAAGAAAATGCTGCGTGTCATATTGATTAAGTATTGGATGCTGTTCTTGCTTCCAATCCTGATACCTGTCTATATCTATTTCGTAACGAGGGACAAGTTCGTTGACACATCTGATAATAGGTCAACGGCTTTAGATACTCATCATAACTTTCCAAAACGAGTTCAACAAAATGGAGCTACTTCTCAAAAGAATGGGCAGCCAAGGTATTCTATACCTTCAAGCGCTACTGGAAATGATAGGTGTGTTTTGGCAGAAAAGACTCTTTCTACTGAAGATATTTCATCACGAATAATAACAGATAGTATAGAAATCAGACAGCAAATTGTATCATTTCATGAGGACTCCTTGCAGAAATATCTTGCTAAAATTAGAGTAAGTATAGACGACTCAGTGCTTCACATTCCACAAATTTCGGAAGATAAAATATTGGCATCGAATGAAAGTATGAAGGTCGATGTAAATCATAAGAAGAAATATACGTGGAAAATTAACTTTGGTTATTCCTCAAATACATCGGGTAATACAATATCTAACTTCAATTATCTGTCAGTTATCGATTATGCAAATGGTGGTGCAGCTGCTAAACTTTACACTTGGACAGATTTAGAGAACTATTATACTCGGAATAATGCTTTGATGGATTCTGTCGAGAGAGCGAGAATGTCCTTGATACTGCGTGAACATCCAACAGATGGCAATAGTTCATTGGGGGAGGTCGCACATCATAGTCGCCCTAAGACCTTTGGATTTTCCATTAATAAGCAATTAAGTCCAAAGTGGACTTTCGGGACAGGTATAACTTACACCAGACTAAAATCAGAATTTGAAAGCGAGTATAACAGGGCAAGACTGGTGAAAACCCAGAAAATAGATTATGTTGGCATACCATTGAGACTGACCTATCAAGTATGGTCAAAAGGACGGTTCAATGCATATATGACAGGTGGTATGGCATTAGAAATGCCTGTCCACAGTTCGCTTGAAAAGAAGTACATCATAACAGCCGACTCGTTGTACACGTTGAAGAGGGACATCAAGCCACGTTCTCAGTGGTCTGTAAACTTAGGTGCTGGTGTGCAGTACAAGCTATTCAAACCTTTCAGCTTGTATATAGAACCAAATATGTTCTATTATTTTAGAAATGGTAGTAGTCTCGAAACTTACCGTACAGAGCATCCGTTTATCATTACCGTACCATTCGGATTACGGCTTACTTGGTAA
- a CDS encoding LytTR family DNA-binding domain-containing protein, translating into MSRLTSFLHSRCTIQTNATSWRTSVALGVGIFLFLYLLQPFGISQYRGNTFLMCLGFCVMTIFVQWLCAFLFFKRPLRKNVPITNGYIILYSVAIELAMAISMTLYAAFFFQMPLTWRLFSIFFYWTFLVWVIVTAIFTLVNYNRMLNSRLEEMIKKTTDEQEDILITLHDQNLRGTDLTLPINNLLYIEARKNNVCVCYLKEGKIHKTELRSTLTALKDDLPYDNIFQCHRSFLVNINNISSAKGNSNGYQLRLSGCDDFIPVSRTFVPGLRHFVD; encoded by the coding sequence ATGAGTAGACTAACCTCATTTCTACATAGCAGGTGTACGATACAGACAAATGCCACTTCCTGGCGCACGAGTGTTGCGTTAGGAGTTGGCATTTTTTTGTTTCTTTACCTCCTACAGCCATTTGGAATCAGCCAGTATCGGGGTAATACATTCCTGATGTGTCTTGGTTTTTGTGTCATGACTATCTTCGTTCAATGGCTTTGTGCTTTCCTTTTCTTCAAAAGACCATTACGAAAAAATGTCCCAATCACCAATGGTTATATAATTCTTTATAGTGTTGCTATCGAGTTGGCAATGGCAATCTCTATGACGCTCTATGCTGCTTTCTTCTTCCAGATGCCATTAACATGGCGGCTATTCAGTATATTCTTTTATTGGACATTCCTTGTTTGGGTAATCGTTACGGCTATTTTTACGTTGGTAAACTATAACCGTATGTTGAATAGTAGACTGGAAGAAATGATAAAGAAGACTACGGATGAGCAGGAGGATATCCTCATTACATTGCATGATCAGAACCTGCGGGGAACCGACCTCACGTTGCCTATCAACAATCTACTCTATATCGAAGCTCGAAAAAACAATGTCTGCGTATGTTATCTAAAAGAAGGTAAGATACACAAAACCGAACTTCGTTCTACGTTGACAGCCTTGAAAGATGACCTTCCTTACGATAATATCTTTCAATGTCATCGTTCCTTCCTTGTGAATATCAATAACATTTCTTCTGCAAAAGGCAATTCCAACGGCTATCAGCTGCGCCTTTCAGGTTGTGATGACTTCATTCCAGTCTCTCGTACCTTTGTTCCCGGTCTTCGCCACTTCGTTGATTAA
- a CDS encoding Gfo/Idh/MocA family protein, with translation MGYLDNIIGRYKYIRSMRELSHTYTQQYALVGFGNHCANNLLPVIQYLQLPLKYICCTSEKKAELISQKYKGVKGTTSLQDILLDDTVSGVFVAANPHSHFHIATDIIKAGKSLFIEKPPCENERELKSLTDTIMLYGSQHIVVGLQRRFAPATQVLKKRLKGDGKRHYHYRYLTGLYPEGDTLLDLFIHPLDYVTFLFGEAKIKSLDVIRSRDGAQTLFLVLEHQDITGMLELSTDYSWQEAQEQLNISTDKGLYVLENMERLDFMPRRSALLGIPLEKVFPNKGATICLYGRNNFVPTIGNNQIVSQGFFSEIKTFADMIENKHEADYTLGLESVNHVYSLMTEIHKYTSKI, from the coding sequence ATGGGATATTTAGATAACATCATAGGCAGATACAAGTATATACGCAGTATGAGAGAGTTGAGTCATACTTACACGCAACAGTATGCTCTTGTTGGGTTTGGCAATCATTGTGCAAACAACCTTCTGCCCGTCATACAGTATCTTCAGTTACCACTGAAATATATCTGCTGTACCTCAGAGAAGAAAGCCGAACTGATTTCTCAAAAGTATAAAGGAGTCAAAGGAACAACTTCTTTACAGGATATACTGCTTGATGATACTGTTTCTGGTGTTTTTGTGGCAGCTAATCCCCATTCACACTTTCATATTGCAACCGATATTATAAAGGCAGGAAAGTCCTTATTTATAGAGAAACCACCCTGTGAGAATGAAAGAGAATTAAAGTCTTTGACCGATACTATCATGCTATATGGCTCACAACATATCGTTGTCGGACTGCAAAGGCGTTTTGCCCCTGCCACTCAAGTATTGAAAAAACGATTGAAAGGTGATGGCAAACGGCATTATCATTATCGCTATCTGACAGGATTATACCCTGAAGGAGATACTTTACTTGACCTATTCATCCATCCTCTTGACTATGTAACATTCCTTTTTGGAGAGGCAAAGATAAAGAGTTTGGATGTCATTCGCAGTAGAGATGGTGCCCAAACTTTATTTCTTGTATTGGAGCACCAAGATATAACAGGTATGTTGGAACTATCAACAGATTATTCTTGGCAAGAAGCACAGGAACAGCTAAATATCAGTACAGATAAAGGACTTTATGTGTTGGAAAACATGGAGCGACTTGATTTCATGCCGAGACGCTCTGCATTGTTAGGGATTCCGTTGGAGAAAGTCTTTCCAAACAAAGGAGCAACAATTTGTCTCTACGGAAGAAACAACTTTGTCCCAACTATTGGGAATAACCAAATCGTTTCGCAAGGGTTCTTTTCTGAAATCAAGACTTTTGCCGACATGATTGAAAACAAACATGAGGCTGATTATACTTTGGGTTTAGAAAGTGTTAATCATGTTTATTCGTTAATGACAGAAATACATAAATACACAAGCAAGATATAA
- a CDS encoding 2-oxoacid:acceptor oxidoreductase subunit alpha produces MEEQIEVKELDSVVVHFSGDSGDGMQLAGNIFTTVSATVGNGVSTFPDYPADIRAPQGSLTGVSGFQVHIGSGKVYTPGDLCDVLVAMNAAALKMQYKHCKPNSTIIIDTDSFGQRDLQKAEFRSDDYLGEMGIDPDRVVACPITKMVKDCLADTGMDNKSMLKCRNMFALGLVCWLFSRDLELVNNYLETKFKKKPAIAEANIKVVRAGYDYGHNVHASVPNTYRIESTVKEPGRYMDITGNKATAYGLMAAAERAGLRLFLGSYPITPATDILHELSKHKSMGVTTVQCEDEIAGCASAIGAAFAGALAATSTSGPGICLKSEAMNLALIDELPLVIIDVQRGGPSTGMPTKSEQTDLLQVLYGRNGESPMPVIAATSPTDCFDAAYNACKIALEHMTPVVLLTDAFIANGSSAWKLPNIEDLPEIHPHYVTEDQKYKYTPYKRDPKTLARYWAIPGTEGYTHILGGLEKDGETGAISTDPENHDKMDHIRWNKVARIPVPDLTVLGDKDDADLLIVGFGSTYGHLYSAMEVLRGKGHKVALAQFKYVNPLPKNTAEVLSRYKKVVVAEQNLGQLAALLRIRINHFAPYQYNQVKGQPFVVTELVTTFEKLLKAPLPKEETGTFYTKILE; encoded by the coding sequence ATGGAAGAACAAATCGAAGTGAAAGAACTCGACAGTGTTGTAGTGCACTTTTCTGGTGACTCAGGTGATGGTATGCAGCTTGCGGGTAACATTTTCACCACTGTCTCGGCTACAGTCGGCAATGGTGTGTCTACTTTCCCAGACTATCCTGCTGATATCCGTGCCCCGCAAGGCTCCTTGACAGGTGTGAGTGGATTCCAGGTTCATATCGGTTCGGGCAAGGTTTATACGCCTGGTGACCTCTGTGACGTTCTTGTAGCAATGAATGCTGCTGCGTTGAAGATGCAGTATAAGCATTGTAAGCCTAACAGTACAATCATTATTGATACTGATTCATTCGGACAGCGTGACCTTCAGAAGGCTGAATTCCGCAGTGATGACTATTTAGGCGAGATGGGTATCGACCCTGATCGTGTAGTGGCTTGTCCGATAACAAAGATGGTGAAGGACTGTTTGGCTGATACTGGCATGGATAATAAGTCTATGCTAAAGTGCCGTAATATGTTTGCCTTAGGTCTTGTCTGCTGGCTTTTCAGTCGTGACTTAGAGTTGGTAAACAACTATCTTGAGACAAAGTTTAAGAAGAAACCAGCCATTGCAGAGGCGAATATAAAGGTAGTACGTGCAGGATATGACTATGGTCATAACGTACATGCTTCTGTTCCTAATACCTATCGTATTGAGTCAACAGTGAAAGAGCCTGGCCGTTATATGGATATTACGGGTAATAAGGCTACTGCTTATGGTCTGATGGCTGCGGCTGAGCGTGCTGGCTTGCGTCTTTTCTTAGGTTCTTATCCTATCACTCCAGCAACAGATATCTTACATGAGTTGTCAAAGCATAAGTCAATGGGTGTGACAACGGTACAGTGTGAGGACGAGATTGCTGGTTGTGCATCGGCTATTGGTGCTGCTTTCGCTGGTGCTTTGGCTGCTACTTCAACCTCTGGTCCTGGTATCTGTTTGAAGAGTGAGGCAATGAATCTTGCACTTATTGATGAGCTTCCATTGGTGATTATCGACGTACAGCGTGGTGGTCCGTCAACGGGTATGCCTACGAAGAGTGAGCAGACTGACCTCTTGCAGGTGCTTTATGGTCGTAATGGTGAGAGTCCAATGCCTGTCATTGCAGCGACAAGTCCTACAGATTGCTTCGATGCAGCCTATAATGCTTGTAAGATTGCATTGGAACATATGACGCCAGTCGTGCTCCTTACCGATGCATTCATTGCTAATGGTTCTTCTGCTTGGAAGCTTCCAAACATCGAAGATTTGCCTGAAATCCATCCACACTATGTCACAGAAGACCAGAAGTATAAGTATACTCCATACAAACGTGACCCTAAGACGTTGGCACGTTACTGGGCTATCCCTGGCACGGAGGGCTATACACACATCCTTGGTGGTTTGGAGAAAGATGGTGAAACAGGTGCTATCTCAACCGATCCTGAGAACCATGACAAGATGGACCACATCCGTTGGAACAAGGTGGCACGTATTCCTGTACCTGATTTGACAGTTTTAGGCGACAAGGATGATGCTGATTTACTCATTGTAGGCTTCGGTAGTACATACGGTCATCTCTATTCAGCTATGGAGGTGTTGCGTGGTAAGGGACATAAGGTTGCTTTGGCACAGTTCAAGTATGTGAACCCATTGCCAAAGAACACTGCAGAAGTGCTCAGTCGTTACAAGAAAGTCGTTGTTGCAGAACAAAATCTTGGTCAGCTTGCTGCCCTCTTGCGTATTCGTATCAACCACTTCGCTCCTTATCAGTATAACCAAGTTAAGGGACAACCATTCGTTGTCACGGAGTTGGTTACTACTTTCGAGAAACTCCTCAAGGCTCCACTGCCTAAGGAAGAAACTGGTACTTTCTATACGAAGATACTTGAGTAG
- a CDS encoding radical SAM protein, which produces MYSIYDYIHNGMVFVNNVVRRQHKELTSLMIYSTTSCQSRCKHCSIWKKPTENLSLVDIIRIMNSKCVTKSTIVGLEGGEFILHPEADNILEWFDTNHPNYTLLSNCLATNKVISAVKNHHPKHLYISLDGNRETYRYMRGRDGYDKVIKVIEACKDIVPISLMFCLSPWNSFEDMRHVIDCAKQYNIDVRIGIYSTMSFFDTTKDLIESNDADFISQIPSSIHQTYENFDFVVLYDEWKNNTLKLRCHSIFSELVIHSNGDVPLCQNLDVILGNIHENTLDEIFNSKNTCKIQCQYSKECNQCWINYHRKYDIILLRNIEKIIPKRLIELFYGKYQWTSNRQTTYNKHFKRIIAKLKWDI; this is translated from the coding sequence ATGTACAGTATTTATGACTACATCCACAATGGAATGGTATTTGTCAACAATGTAGTACGCAGACAGCATAAGGAACTTACCTCTTTAATGATATATTCCACAACAAGTTGTCAGTCTCGTTGCAAACACTGTTCCATTTGGAAAAAACCTACAGAAAATCTAAGTTTGGTTGATATTATCAGAATAATGAATAGTAAATGTGTAACAAAAAGCACAATAGTAGGTTTGGAAGGAGGTGAGTTTATCCTCCATCCCGAAGCAGACAATATATTAGAATGGTTTGATACTAACCATCCTAATTATACATTGCTGTCCAACTGCCTTGCAACGAACAAGGTAATTTCTGCTGTAAAGAATCATCACCCTAAACATCTATACATATCACTTGACGGTAATAGAGAAACCTATCGTTATATGCGTGGGAGAGATGGGTATGACAAAGTGATTAAGGTTATAGAGGCATGTAAAGACATCGTGCCTATCTCCCTAATGTTTTGTCTTTCTCCATGGAACTCGTTTGAGGATATGAGGCATGTCATAGATTGTGCTAAACAATATAACATTGATGTACGTATTGGCATTTACAGCACAATGTCATTCTTCGACACAACCAAAGATTTAATAGAATCCAATGATGCGGATTTCATCAGCCAGATACCTTCTTCCATACATCAAACATATGAGAACTTTGACTTTGTAGTTTTGTATGACGAGTGGAAGAATAATACACTGAAGTTACGGTGTCATAGCATATTCAGTGAATTGGTCATCCACTCTAATGGGGATGTCCCCTTATGCCAGAATTTAGATGTAATCTTGGGTAATATTCACGAGAATACACTCGATGAGATATTCAATTCAAAGAATACGTGCAAAATTCAATGTCAGTACTCCAAAGAATGCAATCAATGTTGGATCAACTATCACCGAAAATATGACATTATCCTGTTAAGAAATATAGAAAAGATAATCCCCAAACGATTGATAGAGTTGTTTTATGGGAAATATCAATGGACCAGCAACAGGCAAACTACCTATAATAAACATTTCAAACGAATAATAGCAAAGCTAAAATGGGATATTTAG
- a CDS encoding 2-oxoacid:ferredoxin oxidoreductase subunit beta — MNQYTAQDFKKGQPRWCPGCGDHFFLASLQKAMAELGVPPYETAVISGIGCSSRLPYYANTYAMQTIHGRAAAISTGAKVTNPNLTIWQVSGDGDALAIGGNHFIHAMRRNVDLNMILLNNRIYGLTKGQYSPTSPRGFVSKSSPYGTTEDPFRPAELCFGARGNFFARSVASDNTATIEILKAAYQHKGAAVCEILQNCVIFNDGCHNSVYTSQGRKENAIYVKHGEPLIFGPNQEFGLVQEGFGLKVVKIGENGITRDDILVHDAHCQDNTLQLKLAMMSNEDGFPVALGVIRDVEAPTYDAAVNQQIEEVKAQKHYHTFMEMLETNDIWEVKE; from the coding sequence ATGAATCAATATACAGCACAAGATTTTAAGAAGGGACAACCACGTTGGTGTCCTGGCTGTGGCGACCATTTCTTCCTTGCCAGTTTGCAGAAAGCAATGGCAGAGTTAGGTGTTCCACCTTACGAAACAGCCGTTATCAGTGGTATCGGATGCTCAAGCCGATTACCTTATTATGCTAATACATATGCTATGCAGACCATTCACGGTCGTGCAGCAGCCATCTCTACAGGTGCAAAGGTGACGAATCCAAACCTTACCATCTGGCAGGTTTCGGGCGATGGTGACGCACTTGCCATCGGTGGTAACCACTTTATCCATGCGATGCGTCGTAATGTGGACCTGAATATGATTCTTCTGAACAACCGTATCTACGGTCTAACGAAGGGACAGTATTCACCAACCAGTCCACGTGGTTTCGTTTCTAAGTCAAGTCCTTATGGTACTACGGAAGATCCATTCCGCCCAGCAGAACTCTGTTTTGGTGCGCGTGGTAACTTCTTTGCACGTAGTGTTGCCAGCGACAATACCGCGACAATTGAAATCCTTAAGGCTGCTTATCAGCATAAGGGTGCTGCCGTTTGTGAGATTTTACAAAACTGTGTCATCTTCAACGATGGCTGTCACAACTCTGTCTATACCTCACAAGGTCGTAAGGAGAATGCTATTTATGTCAAGCATGGCGAACCATTGATCTTCGGTCCCAACCAAGAGTTTGGACTTGTACAAGAAGGCTTCGGCTTGAAGGTGGTTAAAATCGGTGAGAACGGTATTACCCGTGATGACATCCTCGTACATGATGCTCACTGTCAGGATAATACCTTACAGCTAAAGCTCGCTATGATGAGCAACGAAGACGGCTTCCCTGTAGCCCTCGGAGTTATCCGTGACGTTGAAGCACCTACCTATGACGCTGCTGTCAATCAGCAGATAGAAGAGGTGAAGGCGCAGAAGCATTACCATACCTTTATGGAGATGCTCGAAACCAACGATATTTGGGAAGTAAAAGAGTAA